A DNA window from Thermosynechococcaceae cyanobacterium Okahandja contains the following coding sequences:
- the trpC gene encoding indole-3-glycerol phosphate synthase TrpC, whose translation MQIRRRPPNPAVTVHNLHYQVPLADDAPRHILEKIVWHKEQEVEQLRELLPLPDLQRQVLEAPPARSFIGALRSPLTQPALIAEVKKASPSKGVIRANFQPVAIAQAYVAAGATCLSVLTDSEFFQGSFAYLEAIRQTVDVPLLCKDFIIYPYQMFLARLRGADAVLLIAAILSDRDLRYFLRIAHGLGMTALVEVHTASEMERVLTLEGVELVGINNRNLEDFSVDLATTETLLGTYGRELSDRGIVVVSESGIHGRADVERVAAAGAQAVLVGESLMRDTPETAHLSEAEQLQQRIQQLFPERA comes from the coding sequence ATGCAAATTCGCCGCCGTCCCCCCAATCCTGCTGTGACGGTTCATAACCTCCATTACCAGGTGCCCTTGGCGGATGATGCCCCCCGCCATATTCTCGAAAAGATTGTTTGGCACAAGGAACAGGAGGTTGAGCAACTGCGCGAGCTACTGCCTTTACCGGATCTTCAGCGCCAAGTCCTTGAGGCACCCCCGGCACGATCGTTTATTGGGGCGCTGCGATCGCCCCTGACCCAGCCGGCCCTCATTGCCGAAGTTAAAAAAGCCTCCCCCAGCAAGGGCGTCATCCGCGCTAACTTTCAGCCGGTAGCGATCGCCCAAGCCTACGTGGCCGCGGGGGCTACCTGCCTATCCGTACTCACCGATAGCGAGTTCTTTCAAGGCAGTTTTGCCTACCTCGAAGCCATTCGCCAGACCGTGGATGTGCCGCTGCTGTGCAAGGACTTTATCATCTACCCTTACCAGATGTTTCTGGCGCGGTTGCGGGGGGCAGATGCGGTACTGCTGATTGCGGCTATCCTTTCGGATCGCGACTTGCGCTACTTTCTGCGCATTGCCCACGGCCTAGGAATGACAGCACTGGTGGAAGTCCACACCGCCAGCGAAATGGAGCGGGTCCTGACCCTTGAGGGGGTGGAGTTGGTGGGCATCAATAACCGCAACCTTGAGGATTTTAGTGTTGATCTGGCCACAACCGAAACCCTCCTAGGTACCTATGGCCGCGAACTGAGCGATCGCGGCATTGTGGTGGTGAGCGAGTCGGGCATCCATGGGCGTGCCGACGTGGAGCGGGTGGCTGCCGCCGGTGCCCAAGCGGTCTTGGTGGGGGAGTCCTTAATGCGCGATACCCCAGAGACGGCTCACCTGAGCGAGGCAGAGCAACTGCAACAGCGCATCCAGCAGTTATTCCCTGAACGTGCCTAA
- a CDS encoding divergent PAP2 family protein, producing MDTLRELFSNHVLWVALAASAIAQTLKLLLDLAKHRKLNFRVLVETGGMPSSHSALVTALATSVGLQRGWNSVEFAIALVFALIVMYDAAGVRQAAGKQARILNQIVEEFFQEGHELAEARLKELLGHTPTQVIVGSALGVAIAWLAT from the coding sequence ATGGATACACTCCGCGAGTTGTTTTCTAACCACGTTCTTTGGGTGGCGTTAGCCGCCAGTGCGATTGCCCAAACGCTGAAGCTCCTGTTGGATCTTGCCAAGCATCGCAAGCTTAACTTTCGGGTACTGGTGGAAACCGGTGGTATGCCCAGTTCCCACTCTGCCTTGGTCACGGCATTAGCCACCAGTGTTGGCTTGCAGCGGGGCTGGAATAGCGTTGAATTTGCCATTGCCCTCGTCTTTGCCTTGATTGTGATGTACGATGCGGCGGGGGTGCGACAAGCGGCGGGCAAACAAGCGCGCATCCTCAACCAAATTGTCGAAGAATTTTTCCAAGAGGGTCACGAATTGGCTGAAGCGCGGCTCAAAGAGCTATTGGGTCATACCCCCACCCAAGTGATTGTCGGCTCTGCCCTTGGGGTGGCGATCGCGTGGCTGGCCACCTAA
- a CDS encoding polyprenyl synthetase family protein, translating into MISADPPQVRDTAGNFDLKAYLKERQALVEAALEASLPVSYPEKIYNAMRYSLMAGGKRLRPILCLATCELLGGTIAMAMPTACALEMIHTMSLIHDDLPAMDNDDYRRGKLTNHKVYGEDIAILAGDGLLAYAFEYVVEQTQNVPAEYLLKIVARLGHAVAATGLVGGQVVDLECEGQTNIGVETLHFIHSHKTGALLEASVLSGALLTGADEATLGRLSRYAANIGLAFQIVDDILDITSTRDVLGKTVGKDVAAQKMTYPRLWGLEKSRQEAERLVAEAKAELGGYGAAAVPLQAIADYITARTH; encoded by the coding sequence ATGATTTCCGCCGACCCCCCCCAAGTTCGCGACACTGCTGGCAACTTTGACCTGAAGGCCTACCTAAAAGAACGCCAAGCCTTAGTGGAAGCGGCATTGGAAGCGTCCCTACCCGTCAGCTACCCGGAAAAAATTTACAATGCGATGCGCTATTCGCTGATGGCGGGCGGCAAACGACTGCGCCCCATTCTTTGCTTGGCCACCTGTGAACTGCTCGGGGGAACCATTGCCATGGCGATGCCCACCGCCTGTGCCCTAGAGATGATTCACACCATGTCCTTGATCCATGACGATTTGCCCGCCATGGATAACGACGACTATCGGCGCGGCAAACTGACAAACCACAAGGTATATGGCGAGGACATTGCTATTTTGGCCGGGGATGGCCTCCTCGCCTATGCCTTTGAGTACGTGGTGGAGCAGACCCAAAATGTGCCAGCGGAATATTTGTTAAAAATTGTTGCGCGCCTCGGCCACGCGGTGGCTGCAACGGGATTAGTGGGGGGGCAAGTGGTGGATCTAGAGTGTGAAGGCCAAACCAACATTGGCGTAGAGACCCTGCACTTTATTCACTCCCACAAAACCGGCGCGCTGCTAGAGGCATCGGTGCTATCGGGAGCGCTGTTAACAGGGGCAGACGAGGCAACCTTGGGGCGGCTCTCCCGCTATGCCGCTAACATTGGCCTTGCCTTCCAAATTGTGGACGATATTCTTGATATTACTTCTACCCGGGATGTCCTCGGTAAAACCGTGGGCAAGGATGTGGCTGCCCAAAAAATGACCTACCCGCGGCTGTGGGGGCTAGAAAAATCGCGCCAAGAGGCGGAGCGGCTTGTGGCGGAGGCCAAGGCAGAGTTAGGGGGCTACGGTGCGGCGGCGGTCCCCCTACAGGCGATCGCGGACTATATTACGGCGCGCACCCACTAG
- the folD gene encoding bifunctional methylenetetrahydrofolate dehydrogenase/methenyltetrahydrofolate cyclohydrolase FolD, with the protein MAEHLPTTLNGKLLAQSIEAQLAAQVQALKPELGRPPGLAVLRVGDDPASAVYVRAKEQACGRVGIRSFGAHLPASTSEADLLAKIAQLNADERVDGILLQLPLPPHLDPRPLLYAIQPDKDVDGLHPENLGRLVRDEPGLRSCTPAGVMQLLSAYKIDVTGRQAVVVGRSVLVGKPLALMLLNANATVAIAHSRTRNLADLTRTADILVTAIGRPRCISADMIRRDAIVIDVGINRIQRPDGKFSLWGDVDYDAACQVASYITPVPGGVGPMTVAMLLHNTVWSYCSRHNRLTQLLQLSAPEQPAR; encoded by the coding sequence TTGGCTGAGCATCTTCCCACGACCCTAAACGGTAAACTTCTAGCTCAATCCATCGAGGCGCAACTAGCAGCCCAAGTGCAGGCCCTCAAACCCGAATTGGGGCGACCCCCCGGGTTAGCCGTGTTGCGGGTGGGGGATGACCCCGCCAGTGCGGTATATGTGCGCGCCAAGGAACAGGCCTGTGGACGGGTCGGCATTCGCTCCTTTGGTGCCCACTTGCCCGCCAGCACCTCAGAAGCGGATCTGTTGGCTAAAATTGCCCAGTTAAATGCCGATGAGCGGGTGGACGGTATTTTGCTGCAATTGCCCTTGCCCCCCCACCTTGACCCGCGGCCATTACTCTACGCTATCCAACCCGACAAAGATGTGGATGGCCTGCACCCCGAAAACTTAGGCCGTCTGGTGCGGGATGAGCCGGGGCTGCGCAGTTGTACCCCTGCCGGGGTGATGCAACTCCTGAGCGCCTACAAGATTGATGTGACCGGTCGCCAAGCGGTGGTGGTAGGACGCAGTGTTTTGGTGGGCAAACCCCTCGCCCTGATGCTCTTAAATGCCAATGCCACGGTGGCGATCGCCCACTCCCGCACCCGCAACCTCGCCGACCTGACCCGCACTGCCGACATTTTAGTCACGGCCATCGGTCGTCCCCGCTGCATTAGTGCCGACATGATTCGCCGCGATGCCATCGTCATTGATGTGGGCATTAATCGCATCCAGCGCCCTGACGGTAAATTTAGCCTCTGGGGCGATGTGGACTACGATGCCGCCTGCCAAGTGGCCAGTTATATTACACCGGTTCCCGGAGGCGTGGGTCCGATGACAGTGGCCATGTTGTTGCACAATACAGTATGGAGCTATTGTAGCCGTCACAATCGGCTCACCCAGTTACTCCAGTTGTCCGCCCCGGAACAGCCTGCACGATGA
- a CDS encoding NYN domain-containing protein, translated as MRWQQWWIPPVGALVAGSVAIALVRRPLPLVAASSAGALVGSWLSTRHHSRSANLTLQTLKSALDPIERQLVELEAQLNQPSGHRTAIFYDVENLIKGYNIKAADVAKISLKAIQEKLTAAYPIGRVLLQRAYANWSDTRLGSLRREMHQLGIEPVQVFGFSYENRKNAADIQLAVDVVDIIFQHPSLDTFVIVSGDGGFGSLAKKLRQYGKTVIGCAYEDAAGKSFQAICDAFVHIPDPTLKERGTQRLPRTATPPPEPPLVAGGVLPVDPDNRRLCADLDPNPTQQAEGAIAKTREILEWYRRDPHCAALLRQEGLALSKVQGAVQVLLPRFHILQLGMVKFSEYLRYVCKNTVFCLFYPQGSPNQLKLGLRESLPPGATVMPNFEKRPLHSLSTYRALLAQARCTLATPTALAEVLPWLLEHRDVAARLEELAALFGKTTGTQLPQTQVEAALANCQQAGILVPAPEGGDRYFVAATITNQAQCQAHLRQWLQQVLQPHLDPLQERPKPELLAALIAA; from the coding sequence ATGCGGTGGCAGCAGTGGTGGATACCTCCGGTGGGGGCGCTAGTGGCTGGTTCGGTGGCGATCGCCTTGGTGCGGCGGCCACTTCCCCTTGTGGCGGCCAGTTCAGCGGGGGCACTGGTGGGCAGTTGGCTGAGTACCCGCCATCATTCCCGGTCTGCCAACTTAACGCTCCAGACCCTCAAGAGTGCCCTAGACCCCATTGAACGCCAACTGGTTGAGCTTGAAGCCCAGTTAAACCAGCCCTCCGGTCATCGCACCGCCATTTTTTACGACGTTGAAAATCTAATTAAGGGCTACAACATCAAAGCGGCGGATGTGGCCAAAATTTCCCTGAAGGCCATTCAGGAGAAGCTGACAGCCGCCTATCCCATCGGGCGGGTGCTGCTGCAGCGCGCCTACGCCAACTGGAGCGATACGCGCCTAGGCTCCCTGCGGCGGGAGATGCATCAACTGGGGATTGAGCCGGTGCAGGTTTTTGGGTTTTCCTACGAAAATCGCAAGAATGCCGCGGATATTCAGTTGGCCGTTGACGTGGTGGATATTATTTTCCAACACCCCAGCCTCGATACCTTCGTGATTGTCTCGGGGGATGGGGGCTTTGGTTCCCTAGCTAAAAAACTGCGCCAGTACGGCAAAACGGTTATCGGTTGCGCCTACGAAGATGCCGCTGGTAAAAGTTTCCAAGCCATCTGTGATGCCTTTGTCCATATTCCTGACCCCACCCTCAAAGAACGAGGGACACAGCGCCTGCCCCGCACCGCCACCCCACCCCCTGAACCCCCGTTAGTAGCAGGGGGAGTCCTGCCTGTAGATCCAGATAATCGGCGGCTTTGCGCTGATCTTGATCCGAACCCGACCCAACAGGCTGAAGGGGCGATCGCCAAAACCCGCGAAATTTTGGAGTGGTACCGTCGCGATCCCCACTGTGCTGCGCTGCTGCGCCAAGAGGGGCTAGCCCTTAGCAAAGTGCAGGGAGCCGTGCAAGTTCTGCTGCCCCGCTTTCACATCCTGCAACTGGGGATGGTGAAATTTTCCGAGTATTTGCGTTACGTGTGCAAAAACACGGTGTTTTGTCTGTTTTATCCCCAAGGCAGCCCCAATCAACTGAAACTCGGGTTGCGGGAGTCGCTCCCCCCCGGGGCAACGGTGATGCCCAACTTCGAGAAGCGTCCCCTCCATAGCTTGTCCACCTATCGGGCGCTGTTGGCGCAAGCGCGCTGTACGTTAGCGACCCCTACCGCCCTTGCCGAAGTGCTGCCCTGGTTGCTCGAGCACCGCGATGTGGCGGCTCGGTTAGAGGAATTGGCGGCTCTCTTTGGCAAAACCACTGGAACTCAACTGCCCCAGACTCAGGTGGAAGCGGCCTTAGCCAACTGCCAGCAGGCCGGTATTCTGGTGCCTGCCCCAGAGGGGGGCGATCGCTACTTTGTGGCTGCCACCATCACTAATCAAGCCCAGTGCCAAGCCCACTTGAGACAATGGTTGCAACAGGTTCTACAGCCCCACCTTGACCCCTTACAGGAGCGCCCCAAGCCGGAGCTATTGGCCGCCCTCATCGCCGCTTGA
- a CDS encoding FeoA family protein, producing MYLDQLPLESTARITAIQGDAAWQRRLAALGIVVNQTVTLLRRAPFSNTLAVRVGFLTEVALRAKDAATIAVEQVS from the coding sequence ATGTACTTGGATCAGCTACCACTGGAGAGCACAGCTCGCATTACGGCAATTCAAGGGGATGCAGCATGGCAACGCCGCTTGGCCGCCTTGGGGATTGTGGTGAACCAGACCGTGACCCTTTTGCGGCGCGCCCCCTTTAGCAACACTTTGGCAGTGCGGGTGGGGTTCCTGACGGAGGTGGCTCTTCGTGCCAAGGATGCCGCCACCATTGCCGTAGAGCAGGTATCCTAG
- the clpB gene encoding ATP-dependent chaperone ClpB encodes MQPTDPTKFTDKTWEAIVKSQDVAREYRSQYLETEHLLIAVLQDEGLGQLILERADIDTDWVLKRLMDFAKGQPRVPGGSELYCGRSLDALLDEANRLRQEQEDQFISIEHILLAFVGDRRIGQRLFRALNCDRDQLAASVKAIRGAQKVADQNPENKYAALEKYGRDLTEAARQGKLDPVIGRDEEIRRVIQVLSRRTKNNPVLIGEPGVGKTAIAEGLAQRIINGDVPESLKNRRLISLDLGSLVAGAKFRGDFEDRLKAVLHEVTHSDGHIVLFIDELHTVVGAGANQNSSMDASNLLKPMLARGELRCIGASTLDEYRKHIEKDAALERRFQQVYIGQPSVEDTISILRGLKDRYEIHHNVKITDSALVAAALLSDRYISDRFLPDKAIDLVDEAAAKLKMEITSKPAELETIERRLMQLEMEKLSLQQEENLSLSKVPLQATRDRRQRIEAEIAELQPRQKAMQERWQAEKTLLERINSLKEEEDQVKLQIDQAERDYNLNKAAQLKYGRLEALQRELEATEAQLLELQATDTTFLRDQVTEADIAEIVAKWTGIPLQKLLASERQKLLQLEAVLHQRVIGQQDAVAAVAAAIRRARAGMKDPARPIGSFLFMGPTGVGKTELARTLADALFDDESALVRIDMSEYMEKHAVSRMIGAPPGYVGFDSGGQLTEAIRRRPYAVVLFDEVEKAHPEVFNVLLQVLDDGRITDSQGRTVDFRNTVIIMTSNLGSEHILDVAGDESRYEEMRQRVLQSVQKYFRPEFLNRIDDLILFHGLGRQELMQIAQIQLRRVEALLADQKIRLQFTPAALDHLVAAGFDPVYGARPLKRAIQREIENPLAVKLLEETFTSGDTILVDAVDGQLTFERVTPADAGLDQPSGVASGSGRS; translated from the coding sequence ATGCAACCCACTGACCCGACAAAGTTTACCGACAAAACATGGGAGGCGATCGTTAAATCACAGGATGTGGCGCGGGAGTACCGCAGCCAGTACCTTGAAACGGAGCATTTGCTGATTGCGGTGCTCCAGGACGAAGGGCTAGGACAGCTTATTCTAGAGCGGGCGGATATTGATACCGACTGGGTGCTGAAGCGGTTGATGGATTTTGCCAAGGGGCAGCCCCGGGTGCCGGGGGGAAGTGAACTGTACTGTGGCCGCAGCTTAGATGCCCTGTTAGATGAGGCCAATCGTCTGCGCCAAGAGCAGGAAGATCAGTTTATTTCCATTGAGCATATTTTGCTGGCCTTTGTGGGCGATCGCCGTATTGGCCAGCGCCTGTTCCGTGCCCTCAATTGCGATCGCGACCAGTTGGCCGCCAGCGTTAAAGCCATCCGCGGTGCCCAAAAAGTTGCCGACCAAAACCCCGAAAATAAGTACGCTGCCCTCGAAAAATACGGTCGTGACCTCACCGAAGCTGCCCGTCAAGGGAAGCTCGATCCGGTGATTGGCCGCGATGAAGAAATCCGCCGCGTGATTCAGGTGCTCTCCCGCCGCACCAAAAATAACCCCGTCCTGATTGGTGAGCCGGGGGTGGGCAAAACTGCCATTGCCGAGGGTCTTGCCCAGCGCATTATCAACGGCGATGTGCCCGAGTCCCTAAAAAACCGCCGCCTGATCTCCCTTGATCTGGGGAGCTTAGTGGCGGGAGCCAAATTTCGCGGCGACTTTGAAGACCGTCTCAAGGCGGTTCTGCACGAGGTCACCCACTCCGACGGTCACATTGTCCTGTTTATTGATGAGTTGCACACCGTTGTTGGCGCGGGTGCGAATCAAAACTCCTCCATGGATGCCAGTAATTTACTCAAGCCGATGCTGGCGCGGGGGGAACTCCGCTGTATTGGCGCTAGCACCCTTGATGAGTACCGCAAGCACATTGAAAAGGATGCGGCTCTTGAGCGGCGGTTTCAGCAGGTCTATATTGGCCAGCCCTCAGTCGAAGATACGATTTCTATTTTGCGGGGTCTCAAGGATCGCTACGAAATTCACCACAACGTTAAAATTACCGATTCGGCGCTTGTGGCGGCGGCGCTGCTCTCGGACCGCTACATTAGCGATCGCTTCTTGCCGGACAAAGCCATTGACTTGGTGGATGAAGCGGCAGCGAAGCTAAAAATGGAAATTACCTCTAAACCGGCGGAGCTGGAAACGATTGAACGCCGCCTGATGCAACTGGAGATGGAGAAGCTCTCGCTGCAACAGGAAGAAAACCTAAGCCTGAGTAAGGTACCGCTGCAAGCCACTCGCGATCGCCGTCAGCGGATTGAGGCGGAAATTGCCGAACTGCAACCGCGCCAAAAAGCCATGCAGGAGCGCTGGCAGGCAGAAAAAACCCTCCTCGAGCGGATCAACAGCCTCAAGGAAGAAGAAGATCAAGTGAAGCTGCAAATTGATCAGGCGGAGCGCGACTACAACCTGAACAAGGCAGCGCAGTTAAAGTATGGTCGCCTCGAAGCCCTACAGCGGGAACTGGAGGCCACCGAAGCCCAACTGTTGGAATTGCAGGCCACCGACACCACCTTCCTGCGGGATCAGGTTACCGAGGCGGATATTGCCGAAATTGTGGCCAAGTGGACGGGGATTCCGCTGCAAAAACTCCTTGCCTCCGAGCGCCAAAAACTGCTGCAACTGGAGGCGGTTCTGCACCAGCGGGTGATTGGCCAACAAGATGCGGTGGCTGCGGTGGCCGCTGCCATTCGCCGTGCTCGGGCAGGCATGAAAGACCCCGCCCGTCCCATTGGCTCGTTCCTGTTTATGGGACCAACAGGGGTGGGTAAAACGGAGTTGGCGCGTACCCTTGCCGATGCCCTCTTTGATGATGAAAGTGCCCTCGTGCGCATCGACATGTCCGAGTACATGGAAAAACACGCCGTCTCCCGCATGATTGGTGCCCCTCCCGGCTACGTCGGGTTTGACAGCGGTGGCCAACTGACCGAAGCCATCCGCCGCCGACCCTACGCGGTGGTTCTCTTTGATGAAGTTGAAAAAGCCCACCCAGAAGTCTTTAATGTGTTGTTGCAGGTGCTTGACGATGGCCGCATTACCGACTCCCAAGGTCGCACCGTTGATTTTCGCAACACCGTCATTATTATGACCAGCAACTTGGGCAGTGAGCACATTTTAGATGTCGCTGGGGATGAAAGCCGCTACGAAGAAATGCGGCAACGGGTGCTACAAAGTGTGCAAAAGTATTTTCGACCAGAATTCCTCAACCGCATTGATGACCTCATTTTGTTCCATGGCTTAGGGCGGCAGGAGCTGATGCAGATTGCCCAAATTCAACTGCGGCGGGTGGAAGCCCTCCTTGCCGATCAAAAAATCCGCTTACAATTTACGCCTGCGGCACTCGATCACCTTGTGGCGGCGGGGTTTGATCCGGTTTACGGTGCCCGCCCCCTCAAACGCGCCATTCAGCGGGAAATTGAAAATCCTCTGGCCGTCAAGCTCCTTGAAGAAACGTTTACCTCGGGAGATACCATTTTGGTGGATGCGGTTGATGGCCAACTCACCTTTGAGCGGGTCACTCCCGCGGACGCAGGTCTTGACCAACCGAGCGGAGTTGCCAGCGGTTCTGGACGTAGCTAA
- a CDS encoding tetratricopeptide repeat protein, whose translation MTVEASQPLSEIERQFQEAIARYKAGAPAAELIPEFKEICQRAAKSSAAWTCLAWLYLLEDKPQSAYKAAQKAVKLNPEDPQARINLAIAMLETGQKGVRPHVELAQTLVAAVAELRQEVLENFTDGHQRKPDWPSLERVEQWVLGG comes from the coding sequence TTGACCGTTGAAGCCTCTCAGCCTCTCAGTGAGATTGAACGCCAGTTCCAAGAGGCGATCGCCCGCTATAAGGCAGGAGCGCCCGCCGCGGAACTGATTCCCGAATTCAAAGAAATCTGTCAGCGGGCAGCCAAAAGTAGTGCCGCTTGGACCTGTTTGGCATGGCTGTACCTGCTGGAGGATAAGCCCCAATCCGCCTACAAAGCAGCCCAAAAGGCTGTCAAACTAAACCCCGAAGATCCCCAAGCCCGCATTAACTTGGCGATCGCCATGCTGGAGACGGGGCAAAAGGGGGTACGCCCCCACGTTGAACTGGCGCAAACCCTTGTGGCGGCAGTAGCCGAACTGCGTCAAGAAGTCCTAGAAAATTTTACCGATGGCCACCAACGTAAACCGGACTGGCCGAGTCTTGAGCGGGTTGAGCAGTGGGTGCTAGGAGGTTAA
- a CDS encoding iron-sulfur cluster assembly accessory protein, whose translation MTQATQPAKGIMMTDAALQHVLELRQKHGQDLCLRVGVKGGGCSGMSYTMDFEDPANIREDDQVFDYDGFKVVSDPKSMLYIYGLVLDYSNALIGGGFKFTNPNATQTCGCGTSFSA comes from the coding sequence ATGACGCAAGCAACACAGCCGGCCAAGGGCATTATGATGACCGATGCAGCGCTGCAACACGTTCTAGAACTGCGGCAAAAGCACGGCCAAGACCTGTGTCTGCGGGTTGGCGTGAAGGGAGGGGGCTGCTCGGGGATGTCCTACACGATGGATTTTGAAGATCCGGCCAATATCCGCGAGGATGATCAAGTGTTTGACTACGATGGCTTTAAGGTGGTCTCAGACCCCAAGAGTATGCTCTACATCTACGGTTTGGTTTTGGACTACAGCAATGCCCTCATTGGTGGCGGCTTTAAGTTTACCAACCCGAATGCCACCCAGACCTGTGGCTGTGGCACCTCGTTTTCTGCTTAA
- the lpdA gene encoding dihydrolipoyl dehydrogenase has protein sequence MSFDYDLVILGAGVGGHGAALHAVSVGLKTAIVEAAEMGGTCVNRGCIPSKALLAAAGRVRELRQASHWKALGIQLGAVNVDRAGVATHADNLVKKIRSDLTNSLKRLGVDTLIGRGKIAGSQKVSIQTPKGEKTITAKDIIIATGSVPWVPPGIEVDGKTVYTSDDAIKLDWLPPWVAIIGSGYIGLEFADIYTALGCEVTMIEALDQLMPTFDPDIAKQAQRVLIAPRDIETYSGMLAKRVIPGTPVVIELADTKTKEVVEVLEVDACLVATGRIPATEDLGLETVGVSLDRRGFIPVDDYLAVTCEGEPVPHLWAIGDATGKMMLAHAASAQGIAVVEAIVGRPYAVDYRSIPAAAFTHPEMSFVGLTEPQARELGQKEGFKVQVARTYFKGNSKALAEGETDGLAKIIFRADTGELLGAHIFGLHASDLIQEAANAIRDRQSVSHLAFNVHTHPTLSEVLDEAFKRAHEMIAHP, from the coding sequence TTGAGTTTTGACTACGATCTCGTGATTTTGGGTGCGGGTGTGGGTGGCCATGGGGCTGCCCTCCACGCCGTTAGTGTGGGCTTAAAAACCGCCATTGTGGAAGCTGCCGAAATGGGGGGTACCTGTGTCAATCGCGGCTGTATTCCCTCGAAGGCATTACTCGCGGCGGCGGGGCGGGTGCGTGAACTCCGCCAAGCCAGTCACTGGAAAGCTCTGGGCATTCAGTTGGGTGCCGTCAACGTGGATCGGGCGGGGGTTGCCACCCATGCCGATAATCTGGTGAAGAAAATTCGCAGTGACCTCACCAACAGCCTCAAGCGCCTTGGGGTGGATACCCTCATTGGTCGCGGTAAAATCGCTGGCTCGCAAAAGGTGAGTATTCAAACCCCCAAGGGCGAAAAGACCATTACCGCCAAGGATATTATTATTGCCACTGGCTCGGTGCCTTGGGTGCCCCCGGGGATTGAGGTGGATGGCAAAACGGTCTATACCAGTGACGATGCCATTAAGCTGGATTGGCTGCCGCCATGGGTGGCTATTATTGGCAGTGGTTACATTGGTCTTGAATTTGCCGATATTTATACGGCCTTGGGCTGCGAAGTGACAATGATTGAAGCCCTTGATCAACTGATGCCCACGTTTGACCCCGATATTGCCAAGCAGGCGCAGCGGGTGCTGATTGCCCCCCGCGACATTGAAACCTACAGCGGAATGTTGGCCAAGCGAGTGATTCCGGGCACGCCGGTCGTCATTGAACTGGCAGATACCAAAACCAAGGAGGTGGTGGAGGTACTCGAGGTCGATGCCTGCCTAGTGGCCACAGGCCGGATTCCTGCCACGGAAGATTTAGGTCTTGAAACGGTGGGGGTGAGTTTAGATCGCCGTGGCTTTATTCCAGTGGATGACTACTTGGCGGTGACCTGTGAGGGGGAACCGGTGCCCCACCTCTGGGCGATTGGCGATGCCACGGGCAAAATGATGCTGGCTCATGCAGCCTCGGCCCAAGGAATTGCAGTAGTCGAGGCAATTGTGGGTCGCCCCTACGCGGTGGATTATCGCAGTATTCCGGCGGCAGCGTTTACCCATCCTGAAATGAGTTTTGTGGGTCTAACTGAACCTCAGGCTCGCGAGCTTGGCCAAAAGGAAGGGTTTAAGGTGCAGGTGGCGCGCACTTACTTTAAGGGGAACTCGAAGGCGCTGGCGGAAGGGGAAACCGATGGCCTAGCTAAAATTATTTTCCGAGCCGATACAGGGGAACTGTTGGGGGCGCATATTTTTGGTCTCCATGCCTCAGATTTGATTCAGGAGGCGGCCAATGCCATTCGCGATCGCCAAAGCGTGAGCCACTTGGCCTTTAATGTACACACGCACCCCACGCTCTCGGAGGTTCTCGACGAAGCCTTTAAGCGTGCCCACGAGATGATCGCCCATCCCTGA
- a CDS encoding nucleotidyltransferase domain-containing protein: MIDKTMIYERLNLTPEKLADFCKQHHILELSLFGSILRNDFRADSDIDMLVVFDRSANPHLSLMDLVGMEYQLEDLVGREVNLIEKRSIVDSDNWIRRQNILSTAQVIYESRPVLSA, encoded by the coding sequence ATGATCGATAAGACAATGATTTATGAGCGACTCAACCTCACCCCAGAGAAACTGGCTGATTTCTGCAAACAGCACCATATTCTTGAACTATCACTGTTTGGCTCCATTTTGCGCAACGACTTTAGGGCTGACAGTGATATTGACATGCTGGTGGTTTTTGACCGCAGTGCCAACCCACACCTGAGCCTCATGGATCTCGTTGGCATGGAATACCAGCTAGAAGACCTGGTAGGACGTGAGGTTAACCTGATCGAAAAACGTTCCATTGTGGATAGTGATAACTGGATTCGTCGCCAAAATATTTTGAGCACTGCCCAGGTGATCTATGAATCAAGACCCGTCTTATCTGCTTGA